The Apium graveolens cultivar Ventura chromosome 6, ASM990537v1, whole genome shotgun sequence genome contains a region encoding:
- the LOC141668469 gene encoding actin-depolymerizing factor 5-like: MAMAFKMATMGMWVTDECKNSFMEMKWKKVHRYIVFKIDDKSKVVVDKVGAAGESYHDLAASLPDDDCRYAVFDFDFVTVDNCRKSKIFFIAWAPTASRIRAKMLYATSKDGLRRALDGISYEVQATDADEMGFNVITDRAK, from the exons ATGGCTATGGCTTTCAAGATg GCAACAATGGGCATGTGGGTGACTGATGAATGCAAGAACTCATTCATGGAGATGAAATGGAAGAAAGTGCATCGTTACATTGTTTTCAAAATTGATGACAAGTCTAAGGTTGTCGTCGATAAGGTAGGCGCCGCTGGAGAAAGCTACCATGATCTCGCCGCCTCCTTGCCCGATGATGACTGCCGTTATGCtgtttttgattttgattttgtcACTGTCGACAATTGCCGGAAAAGCAAAATTTTCTTCATTGCATG GGCTCCAACGGCGTCACGAATCCGGGCAAAAATGTTGTATGCAACCTCGAAAGACGGCTTAAGGAGAGCTTTAGATGGAATCAGCTATGAAGTTCAGGCAACCGACGCAGACGAGATGGGTTTCAATGTCATTACTGATCGTGCCAAGTGA
- the LOC141665838 gene encoding uncharacterized protein LOC141665838 has product MTDKGKTRVTDDMGTGGNVEYSTDSTEYANSEEERMAANSTDEEEIKWSVFDEKSEMGHPKFELGQLFASTKVFREAVKKQTIVERRPVVQKRNYGSRVKFVCSNGCKCNIYTNKMQRMNPTWPLQAFLEKVVNDWGRHVSIYAIARAKRKALQTINGKHVEQYSRVWDYANALLKALPDSTVLVMTEDAGGAEEGPYGGQLLEAIGTYANDGMYPLAWAVVEAKNNQRWNWFLKNMWKERKGIDVRMILWKAARATTEYTFKKHMDELQKLSKKCYDWLSEKPKTQWSRSAFRLTPKSDQFVNNQCEVFNSTIGKYRDLPILSMLQSIHIDVMKRIQKRRDKMLNSYALNPICPNALRILNNVTSLRNLELARKKRESRLKQKPVWKL; this is encoded by the exons ATGACTGACAAGGGGAAAACAAGGGTTACAGATGACATGGGGACGGGAGGAAATGTAGAATATTCAACTGACTCTACAGAATATGCAAACAGTGAAGAAGAGAGGATGGCTGCTAACTCCACAGATGAAGAAGAGATCAAGTGGTCTGTTTTTGATGAGAAGAGTGAGATGGGGCATCCAAAGTTTGAGTTGGGGCAGTTATTTGCAAGTACAAAGGTGTTCAGAGAGGCAGTAAAGAAGCAAACCATTGTTGAAAGAAGGCCTGTAGTGCAGAAAAGAAATTATGGTTCAAGAGTGAAGTTTGTGTGCTCTAATGGTTGCAAGTGTAATATTTATACAAACAAGATGCAGAG GATGAACCCCACATGGCCTTTGCAAGCTTTTCTGGAAAAGGTTGTCAATGATTGGGGCCGTCATGTGAGCATTTATGCAATTGCTAGGGCCAAAAGAAAGGCATTGCAGACAATTAATGGGAAGCACGTGGAGCAGTATTCAAGAGTTTGGGACTATGCTAATGCTTTATTGAAAGCATTGCCTGATAGCACTGTCTTGGTGATGACTGAAGATGCTGGTGGTGCAGAAGAG GGCCCTTATGGTGGCCAATTATTAGAAGCTATTGGAACATATGCTAATGATGGGATGTATCCCTTGGCTTGGGCAGTGGTGGAAGCTAAGAACAATCAGAGATGGAATTGGTTTTTAAA AAACATGTGGAAAGAACGCAAAGGCATTGATGTCAGGATGATTCTCTGGAAAGCAGCTAGGGCTACAACTGAATACACATTTAAGAAGCACATGGATGAGCTGCAAAAG TTATCAAAGAAATGCTATGATTGGTTATCTGAAAAACCAAAAACTCAATGGAGTAGAAGTGCCTTTAGATTGACACCTAAATCTGACCAGTTTGTAAATAACCAATGTGAGGTATTTAATAGCACCATTGGAAAATATAGGGACTTGCCTATTCTGTCAATGCTACAAAGCATACATATTGATGTCATGAAAAGGATACAAAAAAGGAGGGACAAGATGCTTAATAGTTATGCCTTGAACCCTATTTGCCCTAATGCCTTGAGAATACTGAATAA TGTTACAAGTTTGAGGAATCTTGAGCTAGCAAGGAAGAAAAGGGAAAGCAGGCTTAAGCAGAAACCTGTTTGGAAGTTGTAA